A portion of the Saccharospirillaceae bacterium genome contains these proteins:
- a CDS encoding BMP family ABC transporter substrate-binding protein, translating into MLQFSGHSGTILRSLLLAMVFLTSLPTLAAIKAAFIYVGPANAVGWSHQHELGRQAIERQFGKRVETSFVEFVPEGRASRQVLQQLADENDIVFATSLGYMIPSASIARQNPQVKFEHATGNRRADNLANYATRAYQPRYLAGIIAGNMTRSGKIGYVAAHAVPEVIRGINAFTLGVKAANPDAEVEVEWAKAWYAPEKATRLANKLMDKGADVMTHHTDSPAVAKAAEKRQVYVIGYHSDMSAYAPEYHLVSVVHDWAPYYIKRIQAALDNRWTSSSEWAGMKDSTSRLSNLSNQIPPLVRAEIERIQADIIAGEKQIFVGPIVNHRGRTRVKEGQSLSDDELDRMNWYVDGVKGSLLFF; encoded by the coding sequence ATGCTGCAATTTTCCGGTCATTCTGGCACCATTCTTCGCTCTTTACTGTTGGCCATGGTATTTCTGACCAGTCTGCCAACTCTGGCTGCAATAAAAGCGGCATTTATCTATGTTGGTCCAGCTAATGCGGTTGGCTGGAGCCACCAGCACGAGCTTGGCAGGCAGGCCATTGAGCGCCAGTTTGGTAAAAGGGTTGAAACCAGTTTTGTTGAGTTTGTGCCAGAGGGTCGTGCATCCCGTCAGGTGCTGCAACAGCTGGCCGATGAAAACGACATCGTCTTCGCCACTTCCCTTGGTTATATGATTCCGTCGGCCAGTATTGCGCGCCAAAATCCTCAGGTTAAATTCGAACACGCCACCGGTAATCGCCGGGCCGATAATCTTGCCAACTATGCAACCCGCGCATACCAGCCGCGCTACCTGGCTGGCATCATCGCTGGCAACATGACCCGCAGTGGCAAGATCGGTTATGTCGCGGCGCACGCAGTGCCAGAGGTGATCCGTGGCATTAATGCCTTTACGCTGGGCGTAAAAGCCGCCAATCCAGACGCTGAGGTCGAAGTTGAGTGGGCAAAAGCCTGGTACGCACCGGAGAAAGCCACCCGGCTCGCCAACAAACTGATGGATAAAGGTGCCGATGTGATGACTCACCATACCGACTCCCCGGCAGTGGCTAAGGCTGCGGAAAAACGTCAGGTCTATGTGATTGGCTACCATTCGGATATGTCAGCATATGCGCCCGAGTATCATCTGGTTTCTGTGGTTCATGACTGGGCGCCTTATTACATCAAACGCATTCAGGCAGCACTGGATAACCGCTGGACAAGCAGCAGCGAATGGGCAGGTATGAAGGATTCAACCTCCAGGCTGAGTAACTTAAGCAATCAAATACCACCGCTTGTTCGTGCAGAAATCGAACGCATACAAGCCGACATTATTGCCGGAGAAAAACAGATTTTTGTTGGCCCGATTGTGAATCATCGCGGCCGAACACGTGTCAAAGAAGGACAGTCATTGAGCGATGATGAACTGGACCGAATGAATTGGTACGTTGATGGTGTCAAAGGTTCGCTGTTATTTTTCTGA